In one window of Arachis ipaensis cultivar K30076 chromosome B06, Araip1.1, whole genome shotgun sequence DNA:
- the LOC110263089 gene encoding uncharacterized protein LOC110263089 has product MGKSWKETRLRLYDRFYEPTFTTEQNLENRPPGIDREHWRWYLDYRAKPETKEKCKKNAVNRSKQQYTHTGGSKSFARRMEEESEEQGRIVGRGELWIKVHKKKDGSYINDEARAIGVSTTR; this is encoded by the exons atGGGGAAGTCTTGGAAGGAAACAAGGCTGAGGTTGTATGACCGTTTTTATGAGCCAACATTCACGACTGAACAAAATCTTGAGAATCGACCGCCGGGAATTGATCGAGAGCATTGGAGATGGTACCTTGACTATCGCGCCAAACCTGAGACGAAG GAGAAGTGCAAGAAAAACGCGGTCAATCGATCAAAACAACAATATACTCACACTGGCGGCTCGAAAAGTTTCGCACGGCGGATGGAAGAAGAG TCGGAAGAACAAGGAAGGATAGTCGGTAGAGGGGAGTTGTGGATCAAGGTGCACAAGAAAAAGGATGGCTCATATATCAATGATGAAGCGAGAGCAATTGGTGTAAGTACTACTCGTTAA